Proteins encoded within one genomic window of bacterium:
- a CDS encoding alpha/beta hydrolase produces the protein MAAETKAATGGFVESADGTRLAYRAWPKPGAAVTFAVVHGLGEHAGRYERFAQAMAGRGMGTFAVDLRGHGNSPGPRGHVDGWSQWTDDAAAFVRLVETVAAGEVVPVGHSFGGAVILSAALAGKLPKARRFIVSSPALKLNVVAPRWKVSLGRVASKVAPKLAFDNEVDPRTISRIPEVVEAYRRDPLVHSRISSRTFNEWQAAARDILTRAGEIQVPFLILAGTADALIDPRGSRELHERAAAMSRLHLLEGRYHEPFNDLGHEQVFDLIAAWLAGS, from the coding sequence TTGGCGGCTGAGACCAAGGCGGCCACCGGCGGCTTCGTCGAATCCGCCGACGGCACCAGGCTGGCGTATCGAGCGTGGCCCAAGCCAGGCGCCGCCGTCACGTTCGCGGTCGTCCACGGGCTCGGTGAGCATGCGGGGCGGTACGAGCGTTTCGCCCAGGCCATGGCCGGGCGCGGCATGGGCACGTTTGCCGTCGATCTTCGCGGCCACGGCAACAGCCCCGGCCCGCGCGGCCACGTGGATGGATGGTCGCAATGGACCGACGATGCGGCGGCGTTCGTCCGGCTGGTGGAAACGGTTGCCGCCGGCGAGGTCGTGCCTGTCGGTCATTCGTTCGGCGGCGCTGTGATCCTGAGCGCCGCCCTCGCGGGCAAGCTGCCGAAGGCCCGGCGTTTTATCGTCTCGAGCCCGGCCCTCAAGCTGAATGTCGTGGCTCCGAGGTGGAAGGTCAGCCTCGGTAGGGTGGCCTCGAAGGTGGCGCCGAAGCTGGCGTTCGACAACGAAGTCGACCCGAGGACGATCTCCCGGATTCCCGAGGTGGTCGAGGCGTACCGCCGCGATCCGCTGGTCCACAGCAGGATCTCAAGCCGGACCTTCAACGAGTGGCAGGCCGCGGCCCGCGACATCCTCACCCGCGCCGGCGAGATCCAGGTCCCCTTCCTGATCCTGGCCGGCACCGCCGACGCGCTGATCGATCCCCGGGGGAGCCGCGAACTGCACGAAAGAGCCGCGGCGATGAGCCGGCTGCACCTCCTCGAGGGTCGCTACCATGAGCCGTTCAACGATCTCGGCCACGAGCAGGTCTTCGACCTGATCGCCGCCTGGCTGGCGGGATCATGA
- a CDS encoding DUF87 domain-containing protein, translated as MSPSRARSQAPRQRDVIRELNLGAARIVPRAPSVLWDRVVDDLTVIQTGPLGFAGAVEADRSRWLNSFRRLLDGLDTPLQVVIEVEPGPGADPLESSPRPVDFDDMRGADAWFVDHIARSPSAHRFTTRLTTSTRQAGRVESALREMGVDFTSPPPAREAAFGKEQPGRFLHSGGFSSTWYVERLPGTELEAGWLFRLLPPGLKVSLSWHATPLPVAWIVDYLQRQLINMRAARLQELNAGATDPNLAGAMPNAEDLQRRLTASQDKAFHVSVYLTLTAPTRDDLRAGAERMESAARGILCHIRPCTFRMFDGYLATRPMCIDRLERKRVLDTSALVTFFPWLEADLQQPGGLVIGRNRATGAPVLVDPFDQRRYANANIGVFGHSGAGKTYLLSAIAMGALGRGTQVYVIDPEHEYGGLAEQLGGIDVELALGSGHALNVLELRHSDRRDESWLGPAAADAVDLCATICGGLDEPERAHVESAVREAYRNVDQPLLRDVAEVLSQGSRVATILGRWVHGSLGQMFSAPTNVDLEAPIVVFGMRELRDEMVAPVHFLLAEALWALIKRKDHRRMLVVDELGLLFEDATIRRFVVSLARRIRKYDGSLVFATQNPGDLLSSDQGAVVATNPALAFFGAQRPGEAAKLQETFHLSSHQRAFLETARRGEFLLAAGAERLAVQVQAPSWQEEAMRLARAPARPPPWRVGLFANLQRVLHYRLRSLPEHRLERVHAQFEALAGARTWRCDPPWIASSRSRGLFEMEYFRHLRDEDHGDVSAAGFVKMAADETDALIITIFLRDLSAEYGIRAAIEDENHPLAKLRRLEFESGRLPSGQSLEDVLAKRPVIKKVEGERILFYPPTFRLHSQGPPSPEWAYALYGLRAYAPTLMEAEQEALKILRGFGHLGG; from the coding sequence ATGAGCCCATCGCGAGCGCGGAGCCAAGCGCCGCGCCAGCGTGATGTGATCCGGGAGCTGAATCTCGGCGCGGCTCGAATCGTGCCTCGAGCTCCGAGCGTGCTGTGGGACCGAGTCGTCGACGATCTGACTGTGATCCAAACCGGGCCGCTCGGCTTTGCCGGCGCCGTTGAGGCCGATCGTTCGCGGTGGCTCAACTCGTTTCGCCGGCTGCTCGATGGACTGGATACTCCGCTCCAGGTCGTGATCGAAGTCGAGCCGGGGCCGGGTGCCGACCCGCTGGAAAGCAGTCCGCGGCCGGTCGACTTCGACGACATGCGCGGGGCGGATGCATGGTTTGTCGATCACATCGCGCGATCGCCGTCCGCGCATCGCTTCACCACCAGGCTCACCACGTCGACCAGGCAGGCAGGGCGAGTCGAGTCCGCGCTGCGCGAGATGGGCGTGGATTTCACCTCGCCGCCGCCGGCGCGGGAGGCGGCATTTGGCAAAGAGCAACCCGGCCGTTTCCTGCACTCGGGTGGCTTCAGTTCCACCTGGTACGTCGAACGCCTCCCCGGCACCGAGCTGGAGGCCGGCTGGCTGTTTCGTCTGCTGCCGCCGGGACTGAAGGTGAGCCTGTCGTGGCACGCGACGCCGCTGCCCGTGGCGTGGATCGTCGATTACCTGCAGCGTCAGCTGATCAACATGAGGGCGGCACGCCTGCAGGAGCTGAACGCCGGCGCGACCGATCCGAACCTGGCCGGCGCGATGCCGAACGCGGAGGACCTGCAGCGCCGCCTGACCGCGAGCCAGGACAAAGCCTTTCACGTCTCGGTCTACCTGACCCTGACCGCGCCCACCAGAGATGACTTGCGGGCGGGCGCGGAGAGGATGGAATCCGCCGCGCGCGGGATTCTCTGCCACATCCGGCCGTGCACGTTCAGGATGTTCGACGGTTACCTGGCCACTCGTCCAATGTGCATCGACCGGCTGGAGCGAAAGCGCGTGCTCGACACCAGCGCACTGGTCACCTTCTTTCCCTGGTTGGAGGCCGACCTTCAACAGCCCGGTGGCCTTGTCATCGGCCGGAACCGAGCCACGGGTGCGCCGGTGCTCGTCGATCCCTTCGACCAGCGGCGTTACGCCAACGCGAACATCGGCGTGTTCGGACATTCCGGCGCCGGCAAGACCTATCTCCTGTCGGCCATCGCGATGGGCGCGCTGGGCAGGGGGACACAGGTCTACGTCATCGACCCGGAACATGAATACGGCGGCCTGGCCGAGCAGCTCGGCGGCATCGACGTGGAGCTCGCGCTGGGTTCAGGTCACGCGCTGAACGTGCTCGAGCTGCGGCATTCCGATCGACGGGATGAGTCGTGGCTCGGGCCGGCCGCCGCTGACGCCGTCGATCTTTGCGCGACCATCTGTGGCGGCCTGGACGAACCGGAGCGCGCGCATGTCGAAAGCGCGGTGCGCGAGGCCTACCGCAATGTGGATCAGCCGCTTTTGCGGGACGTCGCCGAAGTCCTTTCCCAGGGTTCGCGAGTGGCGACGATCCTGGGTCGCTGGGTGCACGGCAGCCTCGGTCAGATGTTCAGCGCACCCACCAATGTCGACCTCGAGGCCCCGATCGTCGTGTTCGGCATGCGCGAGCTGCGCGACGAGATGGTCGCCCCCGTCCACTTCCTGCTCGCGGAAGCGCTGTGGGCGCTCATCAAGCGCAAGGACCATCGCCGGATGCTGGTGGTCGACGAGCTCGGGCTCCTGTTCGAGGATGCGACCATCCGGCGGTTCGTGGTCAGCCTCGCCCGGCGGATCCGGAAGTACGACGGATCGTTGGTCTTCGCCACCCAGAATCCGGGCGACCTGCTCAGCTCGGATCAGGGCGCGGTGGTGGCGACCAATCCGGCATTGGCGTTCTTCGGCGCCCAGCGTCCCGGCGAGGCCGCCAAGCTGCAGGAGACATTTCACCTTAGCTCCCACCAACGGGCGTTTCTCGAAACCGCTCGTCGTGGGGAATTCCTCCTCGCGGCGGGTGCTGAAAGGCTGGCCGTTCAGGTCCAGGCGCCGTCATGGCAGGAGGAGGCGATGCGGCTCGCGCGGGCACCGGCGCGGCCCCCACCCTGGCGCGTAGGCTTATTTGCGAACTTGCAGCGGGTTCTCCACTACCGCTTAAGGAGCCTTCCAGAGCATCGGCTGGAGCGCGTCCACGCCCAGTTCGAGGCGCTGGCCGGGGCCCGCACCTGGCGCTGCGACCCGCCCTGGATCGCAAGCTCGCGCTCGCGCGGTCTGTTCGAGATGGAGTACTTCAGGCACCTGCGCGACGAGGACCACGGCGATGTGAGCGCCGCCGGCTTTGTCAAGATGGCCGCTGACGAGACGGACGCGTTGATCATCACGATCTTCCTGCGGGACCTGAGTGCCGAGTACGGCATCCGCGCCGCGATCGAAGACGAGAACCATCCTCTGGCCAAGCTGCGCCGGCTGGAGTTCGAATCCGGCCGGTTGCCCAGCGGGCAGTCGCTCGAGGACGTGCTGGCGAAGCGGCCGGTGATCAAGAAGGTGGAGGGCGAGCGCATCCTTTTCTATCCGCCGACGTTCCGCCTCCACTCCCAGGGTCCGCCCAGCCCCGAGTGGGCATACGCCCTGTACGGCCTCCGCGCTTACGCGCCGACGTTGATGGAGGCCGAACAGGAGGCGCTCAAGATCCTGAGAGGCTTCGGCCACCTTGGCGGCTGA
- a CDS encoding PrgI family protein, whose translation MVRTLPGMPARVPLDVDLEDKLLYGLTPTRLAYMVVALLAGFALWSSRWAPSPVRAMACCLVVGAGAAVAWGRWQGRAADDWLADIALFSIRSYRVRWNLGWLERAWGRPSRAVRASMGHEPIASAEPSAAPA comes from the coding sequence GTGGTCCGTACCCTGCCCGGCATGCCGGCCAGGGTTCCCCTCGACGTCGATCTCGAGGATAAGCTGCTCTACGGGCTGACGCCCACGCGACTCGCCTACATGGTGGTTGCGCTGCTGGCCGGATTTGCGCTCTGGTCTTCCCGCTGGGCGCCATCACCGGTGCGAGCGATGGCTTGTTGCCTCGTGGTCGGGGCCGGCGCTGCGGTCGCTTGGGGACGGTGGCAGGGTAGGGCGGCCGACGATTGGCTCGCGGACATCGCGCTCTTTTCCATCAGGAGCTACCGCGTCCGGTGGAACCTCGGCTGGCTTGAACGCGCCTGGGGGCGCCCATCGCGAGCGGTGCGTGCCTCCATGGGACATGAGCCCATCGCGAGCGCGGAGCCAAGCGCCGCGCCAGCGTGA
- a CDS encoding GlsB/YeaQ/YmgE family stress response membrane protein, with protein MIASSGAWLVSSLDLQPGSWLSWIVVGLISGAIAARVVAGRGFGCIADVVVGVAGAIIGGYLLGAIFNVSGTVGFWGSIVVAFIGAAVLLSVLKLLSGGRL; from the coding sequence ATGATCGCGTCGAGCGGCGCCTGGCTGGTTTCGAGCCTTGATCTCCAGCCGGGCTCGTGGCTGTCGTGGATCGTCGTCGGCCTGATCTCGGGCGCGATTGCGGCTCGGGTGGTGGCCGGACGCGGGTTTGGCTGCATCGCCGACGTCGTGGTCGGGGTGGCGGGTGCCATCATCGGTGGCTATCTGCTGGGGGCGATCTTCAACGTCAGCGGGACGGTGGGCTTTTGGGGGAGCATCGTCGTGGCGTTCATCGGCGCGGCGGTGCTGCTGTCGGTTTTGAAGCTGTTATCCGGCGGCCGCCTCTGA
- a CDS encoding alpha/beta hydrolase: MGGPASGRLDRDGVRLHYLEWRPEADSARRPPVLLLHGLSSNAHYWERMAQHLDGRHVVALDQRGHGLTGREPHSPRFPDGYAMDALLEDAAHVISELGLRKPVVVGHSWGATVALELVGTRPGLASGLVFIDGPVQSAANLFSWEEAQRIMQPPLPRFASFADAVAASRQDFAEAWGDDLESFVAARIVPDDEALVLTLTGPVRFELLRGLYNSQPDVLWPRVEVPAAALLALRSFARVSRSKEAGVARLAAVAPEVEVRWFDTPHDIPVYLPAEVAAEVERIAGLAATGSASEAAAG, encoded by the coding sequence GTGGGCGGACCCGCTTCCGGGAGGCTCGATCGAGACGGCGTCAGACTCCACTACCTCGAGTGGAGGCCTGAGGCCGACAGCGCACGCCGGCCGCCGGTGCTGCTGCTCCACGGTCTGAGCTCGAACGCCCATTACTGGGAGCGGATGGCGCAGCATCTGGACGGCCGCCACGTGGTCGCGCTGGACCAGCGAGGCCATGGCCTGACCGGCCGTGAGCCCCACTCTCCACGCTTCCCCGACGGCTACGCCATGGACGCGTTGCTGGAGGACGCGGCCCACGTCATCTCCGAGCTGGGCTTGCGCAAACCGGTGGTGGTCGGCCACTCGTGGGGCGCCACGGTCGCCCTGGAGCTGGTGGGCACACGGCCCGGCCTCGCCTCAGGGTTGGTGTTCATCGACGGTCCGGTGCAGAGTGCCGCCAACCTGTTCAGCTGGGAGGAGGCGCAACGCATCATGCAGCCACCGCTCCCGCGCTTTGCCTCGTTCGCCGACGCCGTCGCCGCATCGAGACAAGATTTTGCGGAGGCGTGGGGCGACGACCTCGAGTCGTTCGTGGCCGCCCGGATCGTGCCCGACGACGAGGCGCTGGTCCTGACGCTGACCGGGCCGGTGCGATTTGAGCTGCTGCGGGGTCTCTACAACTCGCAGCCCGACGTGCTGTGGCCGCGTGTCGAGGTGCCGGCCGCGGCGTTGCTCGCGTTGCGGAGCTTCGCGCGGGTCTCGAGGTCAAAGGAGGCTGGCGTGGCACGCCTGGCCGCCGTCGCTCCGGAGGTGGAGGTGCGATGGTTCGACACACCGCACGACATCCCGGTCTATCTGCCGGCCGAAGTCGCCGCCGAAGTCGAGCGAATCGCCGGCCTGGCGGCTACCGGCTCGGCGTCAGAGGCGGCCGCCGGATAA